The Cyanobacteria bacterium QS_8_64_29 genome contains a region encoding:
- a CDS encoding biopolymer transporter ExbB, with protein MSIEQFFTAGGIVAWPLLAFSVLSVALIIERLVFWVRINRRQPRVVRDILRTYQQDPQLAHQRLRQNGNLPMARIFLEAVELERATPEEFRLALESASQAEIPTLKRFNTVFETIISLSPLLGLLGTILGLIRSFSSLEIGELGGGQTAAVTGGISEALVSTVMGLVVAIITLLFANLFRGNYQRQLALIQEYGGQLELLYRRQYEQQKQQNQPSAQPDYATT; from the coding sequence CTGGCTTTTTCGGTGCTGTCGGTGGCGCTCATCATCGAGCGCTTAGTTTTTTGGGTGCGCATCAACCGCCGTCAACCGCGTGTTGTCCGCGACATTCTGCGCACCTACCAGCAAGATCCGCAGCTAGCACACCAACGGCTGCGCCAAAACGGCAACTTGCCCATGGCCCGCATCTTTCTGGAAGCAGTAGAGCTAGAGCGCGCCACCCCCGAAGAATTTCGCCTTGCTCTGGAGAGTGCCTCGCAGGCCGAGATTCCCACGCTCAAGCGCTTCAATACGGTCTTTGAGACGATCATTAGCCTCTCGCCACTGTTGGGACTGCTGGGCACAATCCTGGGCTTGATCCGCTCGTTTTCCTCGCTGGAGATCGGCGAGTTGGGTGGCGGCCAGACAGCAGCGGTGACCGGCGGCATCAGCGAAGCCCTGGTCTCGACCGTGATGGGCCTGGTCGTGGCGATCATAACGCTACTATTCGCCAATCTCTTTCGCGGGAACTACCAGCGCCAGCTCGCGCTCATTCAGGAGTACGGCGGTCAGCTGGAGCTGCTCTACCGCCGCCAGTACGAGCAACAGAAGCAGCAGAATCAACCGTCAGCGCAGCCCGACTATGCAACTACCTGA
- a CDS encoding biopolymer transporter ExbD codes for MQLPEEPDNPLQINILPMIDVIFSILAFFIISTLFLTRSEGLPVDLPSAQTAQPQQSAPVNVTVKSDGTLALNQEPVQLQNLGPQVRQLAQPGKRTLAIVNADEGVPHGRVVQVLDRLRQLEGVTLAITAERAEQNQSQ; via the coding sequence ATGCAACTACCTGAGGAGCCTGACAACCCACTCCAGATCAACATCCTGCCCATGATCGACGTTATTTTCTCGATCTTGGCGTTTTTTATTATCTCCACGCTGTTTCTAACGCGCTCGGAGGGACTGCCCGTCGATCTCCCCAGTGCCCAAACGGCGCAACCGCAGCAAAGTGCCCCCGTCAACGTGACGGTCAAATCCGACGGCACACTTGCCCTCAACCAAGAACCCGTGCAGCTGCAAAACCTAGGACCCCAGGTCCGCCAGCTGGCCCAACCCGGCAAGCGGACGCTGGCGATTGTCAATGCCGATGAGGGCGTCCCGCACGGCCGCGTGGTGCAGGTGCTGGATCGCCTGCGCCAGCTTGAGGGCGTCACGCTGGCGATCACGGCCGAGCGGGCAGAACAAAACCAGTCTCAATAG
- a CDS encoding primosomal protein encodes MKNQSTQTVQALIGGVVAALVLLIGFNSFVIINPGEAGVISIFGKAREGALLEGIHFKPPLISKVDVYDVTVQKYEIPAQSATKDLQDLEASFAINFRLDPVNVVEIRRTQGTLENVVSKVIAPQTQESFKVAAAKRTAEEAITKRPELKQGFDEALNERLDKYGIIVLDTSVIDLSFTEEFAQAVEDKQIAQQRAQRAVYVAREATQKAQAEINRAKGRAEAQRLQAESLRVQGGGLVLQREAIEAWEQGGAQMPNVLVMGGDGGQGGIPLLFNLGQFADFDAQDRPAPEEVSPYDEESPLEEETPLEAPSPLEGEPPVEEPTPTSPYGDFQGGGDSPLSEPAQPSPVR; translated from the coding sequence TTGAAAAATCAGTCCACCCAAACCGTCCAAGCGCTGATCGGCGGGGTTGTCGCAGCGCTGGTCTTGCTGATCGGATTTAACTCCTTCGTCATTATTAATCCCGGCGAAGCGGGCGTGATCAGCATCTTTGGTAAAGCCCGCGAGGGGGCACTGCTAGAAGGCATTCACTTCAAACCCCCTCTCATCTCCAAAGTGGACGTCTACGACGTCACCGTTCAAAAGTACGAGATCCCGGCGCAGAGTGCGACCAAAGACCTGCAGGATTTGGAAGCTAGCTTTGCCATTAACTTCCGCCTGGATCCGGTCAATGTCGTCGAAATCCGGCGGACGCAAGGAACGCTGGAAAACGTTGTTTCCAAAGTTATTGCGCCGCAGACCCAAGAATCATTCAAAGTGGCAGCGGCCAAACGAACGGCCGAAGAGGCTATCACCAAGCGTCCTGAGTTGAAGCAGGGCTTTGACGAAGCGCTCAACGAACGCCTGGATAAGTACGGCATTATCGTGCTCGATACCAGCGTGATCGATCTGTCGTTCACCGAAGAGTTTGCTCAGGCGGTCGAAGACAAGCAAATCGCTCAACAGCGAGCGCAACGAGCGGTCTACGTAGCGCGCGAGGCCACGCAAAAAGCGCAAGCCGAGATCAACCGCGCCAAGGGACGTGCCGAAGCCCAACGCCTGCAGGCCGAGAGCTTGCGCGTCCAGGGCGGCGGCCTCGTACTGCAGCGCGAGGCGATCGAGGCCTGGGAACAAGGCGGCGCCCAGATGCCCAACGTCCTAGTCATGGGCGGCGATGGCGGCCAGGGCGGCATTCCCTTGCTGTTCAATCTGGGCCAGTTTGCTGACTTCGACGCCCAAGACCGGCCTGCGCCTGAAGAAGTCTCGCCCTACGACGAGGAATCGCCGCTGGAGGAAGAAACGCCGCTGGAGGCGCCATCCCCCCTTGAAGGGGAACCCCCAGTGGAGGAGCCAACGCCCACCTCGCCCTATGGAGACTTCCAAGGCGGTGGCGATTCGCCCTTGAGCGAACCGGCCCAACCGTCGCCCGTTCGCTAG
- a CDS encoding S-layer protein, protein MKASLSWRLATLATAACSALALAGSARAVSAPFGSKQVDQNNFIAVAEPYGPNNDRYSLLVIEQKSNERQCWETQGSASNPPVKVEPLLLNFDFSGICGRATDSNGYSIRRNGIDLGQDYLIRIEKKNGELQLIGEPRDSQNPTLQIGSTRGLGDGFLKIFLNDGWRFAKRTYQGKTLGHVYLAQGKPAFPDIESDIYRAEIQQAVDMGFISGFPNGEFRPEANLTREQIVSIALEAAKGIPQTAVDVPANVSSAPYPDVEPSRWSAAKIQWAKDNGIVEGYPNGEFRPQDPVTRAELMAIERKLARYAQSQRQQGTELAATQEPTQFSDTSDHWANELIAQMSAYCGVVSPRGEEGDAFAPDRPAQRNYAATATLRVVNCLQRDGAAQTEGEASSETTGNAQ, encoded by the coding sequence ATGAAAGCTTCACTGTCTTGGCGCTTGGCAACGCTCGCAACGGCTGCTTGCTCGGCTCTTGCCCTAGCCGGCAGCGCGCGGGCAGTGAGCGCGCCGTTTGGGAGTAAGCAGGTCGATCAAAACAACTTCATTGCCGTTGCCGAGCCCTACGGCCCCAACAATGACCGCTACAGCTTGTTGGTCATCGAGCAAAAAAGCAACGAACGTCAGTGTTGGGAAACCCAAGGATCGGCGAGCAATCCCCCTGTCAAGGTCGAGCCGCTGCTGCTCAACTTTGACTTTAGCGGCATTTGCGGGCGCGCCACCGACAGCAACGGCTACTCCATCCGCCGCAACGGCATCGATCTGGGACAAGACTATCTAATCCGGATCGAGAAGAAAAACGGCGAGCTGCAACTGATTGGGGAACCTCGCGACTCGCAGAATCCAACGCTCCAAATTGGCAGCACGCGCGGATTGGGGGATGGATTTCTCAAGATCTTTCTCAATGACGGGTGGCGCTTTGCCAAGCGCACCTATCAGGGCAAAACACTGGGTCACGTTTACCTAGCCCAAGGTAAGCCGGCTTTTCCGGACATTGAATCCGATATTTATCGGGCCGAGATCCAGCAAGCCGTCGATATGGGCTTCATTTCTGGGTTCCCCAACGGCGAGTTCCGGCCTGAGGCCAACTTGACGCGCGAGCAGATTGTCTCCATTGCGCTTGAGGCCGCCAAGGGCATTCCCCAAACAGCGGTTGACGTTCCGGCCAACGTTTCGAGTGCGCCCTACCCGGATGTAGAACCCTCGCGCTGGAGCGCGGCCAAGATCCAGTGGGCTAAAGACAACGGCATTGTCGAGGGCTATCCCAACGGCGAGTTCCGTCCCCAGGACCCGGTGACGCGAGCCGAGCTCATGGCGATCGAGCGCAAACTAGCGCGATACGCCCAAAGCCAGCGCCAGCAAGGAACGGAGCTGGCCGCAACCCAAGAGCCCACCCAGTTCTCGGATACCTCCGACCACTGGGCCAACGAGCTGATTGCTCAGATGTCGGCCTACTGCGGCGTTGTCTCTCCCCGAGGCGAGGAAGGGGATGCGTTTGCCCCGGATCGGCCCGCCCAACGCAACTACGCAGCCACTGCAACTTTGCGCGTCGTCAACTGCCTCCAGCGCGATGGCGCGGCTCAAACCGAGGGCGAAGCTTCATCTGAGACCACCGGCAACGCCCAATAG
- a CDS encoding acylphosphatase (catalyzes the hydrolysis of acylphosphate), translating to MAAATAQPQLTRARALISGKVQGVGYRLSALSQARQLGVSGWARNLPDGRVEAVLEGEEAAVRQMLDWCQHGPAAAEVRDVSIEYQQPEGLQGFETR from the coding sequence ATGGCAGCAGCAACAGCACAACCGCAACTAACACGCGCCCGCGCCCTGATTTCGGGCAAAGTGCAAGGCGTGGGGTATCGCCTGTCTGCTTTGAGCCAAGCACGGCAGTTGGGCGTTAGCGGTTGGGCCCGCAACCTTCCTGACGGCCGCGTTGAAGCGGTCCTAGAAGGAGAGGAAGCGGCCGTTCGGCAGATGCTGGATTGGTGCCAGCACGGCCCAGCGGCTGCCGAGGTGCGCGATGTCAGCATTGAGTACCAGCAACCGGAGGGCTTGCAGGGCTTTGAAACGCGCTAG
- a CDS encoding Xaa-Pro aminopeptidase — translation MDLAPSASLLACLQQRRQRLAQHFEGPVVLWSGQAPASNFPANRFPFRASSHFLYFAGFPLEGAAVRLWAGQLELYVDEAPPEEALWHGEMPGREALAQAMGAASAHPLAELPQRAQGAATVAVQDPVTHQHQASALARPVPSASAAEGPDRQLAEAIVALRLRHDAAAIAELREAAAVAVEAHEAGMAATPSATTEAQVRAAMEGAILGRDMRCPYRSVVTVHGHVLHNNRYRNPLQAGDLLLADVGAETPRGWASDVTRTWPVSGRFSPTQRALYELVLHARNACLERVAPGVEYRDLHLHAATTLAQGLVDLGILRGRAEDLVAQDAHALFFPHGVGHLVGLDVHDMEDLGDLAGYTAGRQRSDRFRLGFLRLDRPLQAGMAVTIEPGFYQVPAILNDPERRERYRDAVNWERLQQFSDVRGIRIEDDVLVTEAGCEVLTADLPAQPDAIEARLAAAR, via the coding sequence ATGGATCTTGCCCCTTCGGCCTCGCTTTTAGCTTGCTTGCAGCAGCGGCGCCAGCGCCTGGCGCAGCACTTTGAGGGACCGGTCGTGCTGTGGTCCGGGCAAGCGCCTGCTAGCAATTTCCCGGCCAATCGCTTCCCCTTTCGCGCCAGCAGCCACTTTCTCTACTTTGCCGGCTTCCCGCTTGAGGGGGCGGCTGTCCGGCTCTGGGCGGGGCAACTCGAGCTGTATGTGGATGAAGCCCCACCTGAAGAAGCCCTCTGGCACGGTGAGATGCCGGGCCGCGAAGCGCTCGCGCAGGCCATGGGCGCGGCGTCAGCGCATCCGCTCGCCGAGCTGCCCCAGCGCGCCCAGGGGGCTGCCACCGTGGCAGTTCAGGATCCGGTGACCCACCAGCACCAGGCCAGCGCGCTGGCGCGCCCGGTCCCGAGCGCGTCGGCCGCCGAGGGTCCCGACCGGCAGCTGGCCGAGGCGATCGTGGCGCTGCGCCTGAGGCACGATGCCGCGGCGATCGCTGAGCTGCGCGAGGCAGCCGCCGTCGCGGTGGAAGCGCACGAAGCCGGAATGGCAGCAACGCCCAGCGCCACCACCGAAGCCCAAGTGCGCGCTGCCATGGAGGGGGCTATCCTCGGCCGCGACATGCGCTGTCCCTACCGCAGCGTGGTGACTGTCCATGGCCATGTTCTGCACAACAACCGCTACCGCAACCCGCTGCAAGCGGGCGATTTGCTCCTAGCGGATGTCGGTGCCGAAACACCGCGCGGCTGGGCCTCCGACGTTACGCGCACCTGGCCCGTCTCGGGGAGGTTTTCGCCCACCCAGCGCGCGCTCTACGAGCTCGTGCTGCACGCCCGCAATGCCTGCCTCGAGCGCGTTGCTCCCGGCGTCGAGTACCGCGACCTTCACCTGCACGCCGCTACCACCCTGGCGCAGGGCTTAGTCGATCTGGGCATCCTGCGCGGCCGGGCTGAGGATTTGGTCGCACAGGATGCGCACGCGCTGTTTTTCCCGCACGGCGTGGGGCACCTGGTGGGCTTGGACGTCCACGATATGGAAGATTTGGGCGATTTGGCCGGTTATACTGCCGGCCGCCAGCGCAGCGATCGCTTCAGGCTGGGGTTTCTACGCCTGGATCGGCCCTTGCAGGCGGGCATGGCGGTCACCATCGAGCCCGGTTTTTACCAAGTTCCGGCCATCCTCAACGACCCCGAGCGGCGCGAGCGCTACCGCGACGCGGTGAACTGGGAGCGCCTGCAGCAATTTAGCGACGTGCGCGGCATCCGCATTGAAGATGATGTTTTGGTCACCGAGGCCGGCTGCGAGGTGCTAACGGCCGACCTGCCCGCCCAGCCCGATGCCATTGAGGCCCGCCTAGCTGCTGCCCGCTAA